From the genome of Pelmatolapia mariae isolate MD_Pm_ZW linkage group LG12, Pm_UMD_F_2, whole genome shotgun sequence, one region includes:
- the LOC134638783 gene encoding guanine nucleotide-binding protein subunit alpha-14-like yields MAGCCVSAEERENQRINEEIEKQLRRDKEDSRREYKLLLLGTGESGKSTFIKQMRIIHGGGYTDEDKRSYAKLVYQNIYTSMQTMVRAMETLGISFTDPQNQSHASAVLEVEVDKVEDLDSNLAMAVKSLWNDPGIQECYDRRREYQLSDSTKYYLTALDRISQPSYIPNLDDILRVRVPTTGIIEYPFDMLSKDQNVIFRMVDVGGQRSERRKWIHCFENVTSIIFLVALSEYDQVLAECDNENRMEESKALFKTIITYPWFQRSSVILFLNKTDILKEKIMYSHLSTYFPEFTGPQQDQVAAQEFILKMYQEQNPDKDKTLYSHFTCATDTENIRLIFKDVKTTILRHILGDFNLV; encoded by the exons ATGGCTGGATGCTGTGTTTCAGCGGAGGAGAGAGAGAACCAGAGGATCAACGAGGAGATTGAGAAGCAGCTGCGGAGGGACAAGGAGGACTCTCGCAGGGAGTACAAGTTGCTGCTTTTAG GCACTGGAGAGAGTGGAAAGAGCACCTTTATCAAACAAATGAGGATTATCCATGGAGGAGGATATACAGACGAGGACAAGAGGAGCTATGCCAAGCTGGTGTACCAGAACATCTACACGTCCATGCAGACAATGGTCCGAGCTATGGAGACTCTTGGTATATCTTTCACTGATCCCCAGAACCAG AGCCATGCCAGCGCAGTcctggaggtggaggtggataaGGTGGAGGACTTAGATAGCAACCTCGCCATGGCTGTCAAGAGTCTGTGGAACGATCCTGGAATACAGGAGTGCTATGATCGGCGCAGGGAGTACCAGCTGTCTGACTCCACCAAATA ctaTCTCACAGCTCTGGATCGGATTTCACAGCCCTCATACATACCCAACCTTGACGACATCCTCAGAGTCCGAGTCCCAACCACTGGTATCATTGAATACCCCTTTGACATGTTGTCTAAGGATCAGAATGTCATTTTCAG GATGGTTGATGTGGGTGGTCAAAGATCAGAGCGGAGAAAGTGGATCCACTGCTTTGAGAACGTCACCTCCATCATTTTTTTGGTGGCACTCAGCGAATATGATCAGGTCCTGGCTGAGTGCGACAATGAG AACCGCATGGAGGAGAGCAAAGCCCTGTTCAAGACCATCATCACCTACCCCTGGTTCCAGCGCTCATCTGTCATACTTTTCCTCAACAAGACCGACATCCTCAAGGAGAAGATCATGTACTCTCACTTATCCACCTACTTCCCTGAATTCACAG GACCTCAGCAGGATCAAGTAGCAGCTCAGGAATTCATCCTGAAAATGTACCAAGAACAAAACCCGGACAAGGACAAGACGTTGTATTCTCACTTCACCTGCgccacagacacagaaaacatcCGCTTAATCTTCAAGGACGTGAAAACAACCATCCTCAGGCACATCCTCGGGGACTTCAACCTGGTGTAG